The following are encoded together in the Anopheles nili chromosome 3, idAnoNiliSN_F5_01, whole genome shotgun sequence genome:
- the LOC128723358 gene encoding syntaxin-6, with translation MEDPFFVVKDEVFKALNKTRGLYIRWRELSDAHSGGSTAEADWTTTELKNSLRSIEWDLEDLEDTISIVEKNPSKFKIDNRELSSRRHFIDATRDEVKSMKDRMSISRNRDQDITARQPLLDNDVEASPQCNKNYINNNSIISNGVAVLNATGCPVGGLNNNSLSCNLNNNSQANNLNLAETGKHLISSAGAAMASRHSGAKYSKLENNLDDSPSHYVPSSSGGAILDSSSSRFVEDTLATQHHILVGQDEQLDIISDSIGTLKTVSRQIGIELDEQAVMLDEFGNELEQTDSKLDATMKKVAKVLHMTNDRRQWTAIVVLSIALVVVIIIYIIL, from the exons ATGGAAGATCCATTTTTCGTGGTGAAAGA CGAAGTATTCAAAGCACTGAATAAAACACGTGGTCTGTACATTCGCTGGCGCGAACTGAGCGATGCACATTCCGGCGGATCTACCGCTGAGGCCGATTGGACGACAACTGAACTGAAAAATTCACTACGCAGCATCGAATGGGACTTGGAAGATTTGGAAGACACGATTA GtattgtagaaaaaaatccaagcaAATTTAAAATCGACAACAGAGAACTTTCCAGCCGACGGCATTTCATCGACGCCACCCGGGATGAGGTGAAATCGATGAAAGATCGCATGAGCATCAGCCGCAATCGTGACCAGGACATAACCGCTCGTCAGCCCCTGCTTGATAACGACGTCGAGGCATCTCCCCAGTGTAACAAGAactacatcaacaacaacagtatCATATCAAACGGTGTCGCAGTGCTGAACGCTACCGGGTGCCCCGTCGGTGGATTGAACAACAACTCGCTCAGCTGCAAcctaaacaacaacagccaagCTAATAATTTAAACCTTGCCGAAACTGGGAAGCATCTGATCAGCTCGGCCGGTGCAGCAATGGCTTCGAGACACAGTGGTGCAAAATACTCCAAACTGGAGAACAACCTCGACGACAGCCCGAGCCATTACGTGCCGTCGTCTTCGGGGGGTGCTATCCTGGACTCAAGTTCGAGTCGTTTCGTTGAGGATACACTTGCGACGCAACATCATATTCTAGTTGGGCAGGATGAGCAGTTGGATATAATCAGCGATTCCATCGGCACGCTTAAAACCgtttctcgtcagatcggcaTCGAATTGGATGAGCAAGCTGT AATGCTGGACGAGTTTGGTAACGAGCTAGAGCAAACCGATTCTAAGCTGGATGCTACCATGAAAAAGGTGGCGAAAGTGCTACATATGACCAATG ACCGGCGGCAATGGACGGCCATCGTTGTTCTATCGATAGCGCTTGTAGTTGTGataattatttatattattcTTTAA
- the LOC128723426 gene encoding uncharacterized protein LOC128723426, which translates to MASETDEQLRLDETLKTFELLHASPPSTTKATSLIAKNPFRAELESSGETRVKDRQLIRKIFGNRCECGAERTPISAASVLHGKHSASLHIEHSIRNQPAFKHKHRTDRKTIVRDSMLRNIGKCVHQSLRKMHDAKTSTGAAGSPLKPSLSETNLAKCFANETGDDLLDFRLLITQCNELSLVPGGELCALRQQEDDTPNFSNNSFRALRSTDLTWQQLSRTSANARHYRKRQLKKSNSTSSLDSDGSSVEVSYKGTNTRCGSSCGPGGLDSQGSIAIDGEGLAMASLLPALPSASGLSSSGCQSTASGGNTGVPSASSTAASCSQQARLNAMPCDVTIDEMASYFETLVYIPKKMSTMAEMMYI; encoded by the coding sequence ATGGCATCTGAAACAGACGAGCAGCTAAGGCTGGATGAAACGCTGAAAACGTTCGAACTGCTGCATGCGAGCCCACCATCGACCACCAAAGCCACGTCCTTGATCGCAAAGAATCCGTTTCGAGCCGAGTTGGAAAGCAGCGGAGAAACGCGTGTGAAGGATCGGCAGCTGATACGAAAAATATTCGGCAACCGCTGTGAGTGTGGCGCCGAGCGTACACCAATCTCCGCAGCATCGGTGCTTCATGGCAAGCACAGCGCTTCACTGCACATCGAGCACAGCATCCGCAACCAACCTGCCTTCAAGCACAAGCACCGCACCGATCGGAAGACGATCGTTCGCGATTCCATGCTGCGCAACATCGGCAAGTGCGTGCACCAAAGCTTGCGGAAGATGCACGATGCGAAGACCTCGACCGGGGCAGCCGGTTCGCCGCTGAAACCGTCCCTATCGGAGACCAATCTCGCTAAATGCTTTGCCAACGAGACAGGTGATGATTTGCTCGATTTTAGGTTACTGATCACACAGTGCAACGAGCTATCGCTCGTACCAGGAGGTGAACTGTGCGCATTGCGGCAGCAAGAGGACGATACGCCCAACTTTTCGAACAACAGTTTCCGCGCGCTGCGGTCCACAGATCTAACATGGCAGCAGCTCAGCCGAACGTCGGCCAATGCCAGGCACTATCGCAAGCGTCAGTTGAAGAAATCCAACAGTACCTCATCGCTCGACAGCGACGGCAGCAGTGTAGAGGTTAGCTACAAGGGCACCAACACCCGATGTGGATCGTCGTGTGGTCCCGGAGGCCTTGATTCGCAGGGTAGCATCGCGATCGACGGCGAAGGACTGGCGATGGCGTCACTGTTGCCGGCCTTGCCTTCAGCTAGTGGGTTGTCCTCATCTGGCTGCCAGTCCactgcttccggtggcaaCACGGGTGTACCATCTGCTTCCTCGACTGCGGCATCCTGCTCGCAACAGGCTCGTCTCAATGCCATGCCCTGCGATGTGACGATCGACGAGATGGCCAGCTACTTCGAAACGCTCGTCTACATCCCCAAAAAGATGTCCACAATGGCGGAGATGATGTATATTTAA
- the LOC128723517 gene encoding selenocysteine-specific elongation factor — protein MYLNLNIGILGHVDSGKTTLAKALSGIASTAAFDKNPQSQERGITLDLGFSALQVDFPEHLRAQSALQRYEKLQYTFVDCPGHASLIRTIIGGAQIIDMMLLVIDLEKGIQPQTAECLIIGELTCRKLIVVLNKLDVLRNATQQQKTLDKLKKGIANVLSKMAFDETPVVAISAATGEKIPLLVDAMKLKSFIPDRCTDLPFMFAVDHCFAIKGQGTVCTGTVLQGQLNVNDEVEIPRLKLQRKVKSIQMFRQSHSSIQQGDRAGICITQFDPKLLERGIVCASNYVHFVYAAVVQLNGVRYYKRPIRSKAKFHITCGYETVLATVLLFAGENEPFSYTQQYEYLEEYSRDTSGQRCIFALLEFETPILAAPNALIIGSKLDSDLHAADCRIAFSGRLSHIVRDSKYVETVLPGLQIYKNKSKSGTIQRVVNETELIAVGLFKKTANNRQAFVGLNISLSSGERGVIEDTFGASGKVKLRFPNPIAPHVLQQAERKGTSSLGDVLGVELKFKKFLFRNNAKDKKIVQ, from the coding sequence ATGTATCTCAATTTGAACATTGGCATACTAGGCCATGTGGATTCAGGAAAAACCACGCTTGCGAAAGCACTTAGCGGGATCGCAAGCACGGCAGCCTTTGACAAAAACCCACAATCACAGGAACGTGGAATTACGCTGGACTTGGGTTTCAGCGCACTGCAAGTCGATTTTCCGGAACATTTAAGGGCGCAGAGCGCCCTGCAACGATACGAGAAACTTCAGTACACCTTCGTTGACTGTCCCGGTCACGCGAGTCTCATCCGAACGATCATCGGAGGTGCCCAGATCATTGATatgatgctgctggtgataGATTTGGAAAAAGGAATACAACCGCAAACGGCTGAATGCTTGATCATCGGAGAGCTGACGTGTCGGAAGTTAATTGTGGTGCTAAATAAATTGGATGTGTTGCGAAACGCTacgcagcagcagaaaactCTCGATAAACTTAAGAAAGGTATTGCGAATGTGCTTTCCAAAATGGCATTTGATGAGACGCCTGTCGTAGCCATTTCGGCAGCAACGGGAGAAAAGATACCACTACTAGTGGATGCCATGAAGTTGAAGTCCTTTATCCCGGACAGATGCACTGACCTGCCCTTCATGTTCGCCGTCGATCATTGCTTCGCCATCAAAGGCCAGGGTACCGTTTGTACGGGCACCGTACTGCAAGGCCAGCTGAACGTTAATGATGAGGTAGAAATCCCAAGGCTGAAGTTGCAAAGAAAGGTTAAATCGATCCAAATGTTTCGCCAAAGCCACTCAAGCATCCAGCAGGGTGATCGAGCGGGCATATGTATTACCCAGTTTGATCCGAAGCTGTTGGAACGAGGCATAGTGTGTGCCTCGAATTATGTCCACTTCGTGTATGCTGCTGTAGTGCAGCTAAACGGCGTAAGGTACTACAAACGACCGATTCGGTCAAAAGCTAAATTTCACATCACCTGCGGTTATGAGACGGTATTGGCGACAGTGCTGCTTTTCGCCGGCGAAAATGAGCCATTTTCATATACGCAACAGTACGAATATTTGGAAGAGTACTCTAGAGACACCAGTGGCCAGCGGTGCATTTTCGCGCTATTGGAGTTTGAAACGCCCATTCTTGCCGCTCCAAATGCGCTCATTATTGGTTCGAAGCTCGACAGCGACCTGCACGCGGCAGACTGTCGGATAGCATTTTCAGGGAGACTTTCGCATATCGTACGAGATAGCAAGTACGTCGAAACAGTGCTGCCCGGGCTGCaaatatacaaaaacaaatcgaaatcTGGCACGATACAACGAGTAGTAAACGAGACTGAGCTTATTGCGGTAGGTTTATTCAAAAAGACGGCCAACAATCGCCAAGCATTCGTTGGGTTGAACATTTCCTTGTCTAGCGGTGAACGGGGCGTTATTGAAGATACTTTCGGTGCCAGTGGGAAAGTGAAACTACGTTTTCCTAATCCGATTGCACCGCACGTCTTACAGCAAGCCGAGCGCAAGGGAACATCATCATTGGGCGATGTTCTAGGGGTGgagcttaaatttaaaaagttTCTCTTCCGAAACAACGctaaagacaaaaaaattgtACAATAA
- the LOC128726981 gene encoding UDP-N-acetylglucosamine--peptide N-acetylglucosaminyltransferase 110 kDa subunit, giving the protein MSSVDNAENGVGKYYQTVYYVITNNNSDQPDSVENLHSIVSAVDKAITRKRRREEVVGMQGQIPGAVQTQGGSPQAMAAQQQQQAQPQNISVKMDPTNQLSSAGLLELAHREYQAVDYENAERHCMQLWRQESNNTGVLLLLSSIHFQCRRLDKSAQFSTLAIKQNPLLAEAYSNLGNVYKERGQLQEALENYRHAVRLKPDFIDGYINLAAALVAARDMEQAVQAYVTALQYNPDLYCVRSDLGNLLKALGRLDEAKACYLKAIETRPDFAVAWSNLGCVFNAQGEIWLAIHHFEKAVALDPNFLDAYINLGNVLKEARIFDRAVAAYLRALNLSPNNAVVHGNLACVYYEQGLIDLAIDTYRRAIDLQPNFPDAYCNLANALKEKGQVKEAEECYNIALRLCPNHADSLNNLANIKREQGYIEEATRLYLKALEVFPEFAAAHSNLASVLQQQGKLNEALLHYKEAIRIQPTFADAYSNMGNTLKEMQDVAGALQCYTRAIQINPAFADAHSNLASIHKDSGNIPEAIQSYRTALKLKPDFPDAYCNLAHCLQIVCDWTDYETRMKKLVAIVADQLDKNRLPSVHPHHSMLYPLSHEFRKTIAARHANLCLEKINVLHKPPFKFGRDLVGRLRIGYVSSDFGNHPTSHLMQSIPGLHDRQRVEIFCYALSPDDGTTFRGKISRETEHFIDLSQTPCNGKAADRIHADGIHILVNMNGYTKGARNEIFALRPAPVQVMWLGYPGTSGASFMDYIITDAVTSPLSLESQYSEKLAYMPHTYFIGDHRQMFPHLKERVIVSNKTQNSSLADNVAVINATDLSPLVENTEVKTVREVVLANKPVEIQHKVAELPTTTPIETMIASGQVQTSLNGVVVQNGLATTQTNNKAATGEEVPQNIVVTTRQQYGLPDDAIVYCNFNQLYKIDPLTLQSWVTILKHVPNSVLWLLRFPAVGEANIQTTAQQLGIPAGRIIFSNVAAKEEHVRRGQLADVCLDTPLCNGHTTSMDVLWTGTPVVTLPAETLASRVAASQLATLGCPELIAKSRAEYQDIAIKLGTDREYLKAIRAKVWLARCESPLFDCKQYAQGLEALFYKMWERFARGERPDHISAKEK; this is encoded by the exons ATGTCATCAGTGGACAATGCAGAAAATGGCGTAGGAAAATATTATCAGACAGTGTACTACGTTattaccaacaacaacagcgatCAGCCGGACTCAGTGGAAAATTTACACTCG ATCGTCTCAGCCGTCGATAAAGCAATCACACGAAAGCGTCGCAGAGAAGAGGTTGTAGGCATGCAGGGTCAAATTCCCGGCGCGGTACAAACTCAAGGCGGTTCTCCACAGGCCATGGCTgcccagcaacaacaacaggcaCAGCCGCAAAATATATCGGTGAAAATGGACCCTACAAATCAGCTGTCTTCCGCAG GTTTGTTGGAACTGGCGCATCGCGAATACCAAGCGGTGGACTATGAAAACGCTGAGCGTCATTGCATGCAGCTATGGCGCCAGGAAAGCAATAATACTGGGGTGCTCTTGCTGTTATCCTCAATACACTTCCAGTGCAGACGACTGGACAAATCTGCGCAGTTTTCTACACTGGCCATTAAACAAAACCCTCTGCTCGCCGAGGCTTACAG CAATCTCGGGAATGTTTATAAAGAGCGTGGACAACTGCAGGAAGCCCTAGAAAACTATCGACATGCAGTACGTCTGAAGCCAGATTTCATTGACGGTTACATCAATTTGGCCGCTGCACTAGTAGCAGCTCGTGATATGGAACAAGCAGTTCAAGCATATGTCACGGCCCTACAATACAATCCG GATCTGTATTGCGTACGAAGCGATTTGGGAAATTTGTTGAAAGCGTTAGGACGCCTAGATGAAGCAAAG GCATGCTATCTGAAAGCCATTGAAACCAGACCAGATTTCGCAGTGGCCTGGAGTAATCTTGGATGTGTTTTCAACGCGCAGGGAGAAATATGGCTGGCGATTCATCACTTCGAGAAAGCAGTTGCACTCGATCCGAACTTTCTCGATGCCTACATCAATCTGGGCAATGTACTGAAGGAAGCGCGCATCTTCGACAg AGCTGTTGCTGCGTATCTGCGAGCGCTAAATTTATCGCCGAACAACGCTGTCGTGCACGGAAATCTAGCTTGCGTGTACTACGAACAGGGGCTGATCGACTTAGCCATCGATACCTACCGACGGGCGATCGACTTACAACCAAATTTTCCTGACGCTTACTGTAATCTTGCGAATGCATTGAAAGAAAAGGGACAGGTGAAAGAGGCGGAAGAATGTTACAATATTGCATTACGTCTTTGCCCGAATCATGCCGATTCGCTCAACAATTTGGCCAACATCAAGCGAGAGCAGGGCTATATCGAAGAGGCGACGCGACTCTACCTCAAGGCACTGGAGGTATTCCCAGAGTTTGCAGCTGCCCACTCGAACTTGGCTTCGGTGCTGCAACAGCAGGGCAAATTGAACGAAGCTCTGCTACACTACAAAGAGGCTATACGCATCCAACCGACTTTTGCCGATGCGTACTCAAACATGGGTAACACTCTGAAGGAGATGCAGGACGTAGCCGGAGCACTGCAGTGTTACACACGTGCGATTCAAATTAATCCAGCCTTTGCGGACGCCCATAGCAATCTAGCAAGCATCCACAAGGACTCGGGTAATATCCCGGAGGCGATTCAATCGTACCGGACGGCTTTAAAGCTAAAGCCAGACTTCCCAGATGCGTACTGTAATCTAGCGCATTGCTTGCAAATCGTGTGTGATTGGACGGATTATGAGACGCGTATGAAGAAACTAGTGGCAATCGTAGCGGACCAGTTGGATAAAAATCGGCTACCGTCGGTGCATCCGCATCATTCGATGCTCTATCCGCTGTCACACGAATTCCGTAAGACAATTGCAGCCCGGCACGCAAACCTATGCCTAGAAAAAATCAACGTTCTTCATAAACCACCCTTTAAATTTGGTCGCGATCTGGTAGGAAGACTGCGTATCGGTTACGTGAGTAGTGACTTCGGTAATCACCCAACATCGCATCTCATGCAATCCATTCCGGGGTTGCACGATCGGCAAAGAGTAGAAATTTTCTGCTACGCCCTTAGCCCCGATGATGGCACAACGTTCCGTGGAAAAATCAGTCGGGAGACAGAGCACTTTATCGATCTCTCGCAAACACCTTGCAACGGTAAGGCGGCTGATCGCATTCACGCAGATGGTATCCATATCTTGGTGAATATGAACGGCTACACAAAGGGTGCGCGAAATGAAATCTTTGCCCTGCGACCAGCGCCAGTCCAAGTTATGTGGTTGGGCTATCCTGGAACGAGCGGTGCCTCGTTCATGGATTACATCATTACGGACGCTGTCACGTCACCCTTATCTCTCGAGTCTCAGTACAGTGAAAAACTCGCTTACATGCCGCACACCTACTTCATCGGTGACCATAGGCAAATGTTCCCACACCTTAAAGAGCGCGTGATCGTTAGCAACAAAACACAGAACAGCTCATTGGCAGATAACGTGGCCGTAATTAACGCAACCGATTTGTCGCCATTGGTGGAGAACACCGAGGTAAAGACCGTCCGAGAAGTTGTACTAGCGAACAAACCGGTCGAGATCCAGCACAAAGTGGCTGAATTGCCCACGACAACTCCGATTGAGACCATGATTGCATCCGGACAGGTACAGACTTCCTTGAATGGTGTAGTTGTGCAGAACGGGTTGGCAACGACGCAAACGAATAACAAGGCTGCAACTGGTGAAGAAGTGCCACAGAACATTGTTGTAACTACGCGACAGCAGTATGGCTTGCCGGATGACGCGATCGTGTACTGTAACTTCAATCAGCTTTACAAAATCGATCCATTAACGCTACAGTCATGGGTTACGATATTGAAACACGTCCCTAATTCGGTTCTATGGCTGTTGCGTTTCCCGGCTGTAGGTGAAGCCAACATTCAGACCACTGCTCAACAGCTGGGCATTCCAGCGGGTCGCATTATCTTCTCCAATGTTGCTGCTAAGGAAGAACATGTACGTCGAGGTCAGTTAGCTGATGTTTGTCTAGATACTCCGCTTTGTAATGGACACACGACTTCGATGGATGTGTTGTGGACAGGAACACCGGTGGTAACGCTTCCTGCTGAAACTCTTGCTTCCAG AGTTGCCGCTTCCCAACTAGCAACACTTGGTTGCCCAGAATTGATCGCCAAGTCCCGTGCAGAGTATCAGGATATCGCAATCAAGCTTGGAACAGATCGAGAATATCTAAAGGCTATACGAGCCAAAGTGTGGTTGGCTCGTTGCGAAAGCCCCCTATTTGATTGCAAACAGTACGCTCAAGGGCTGGAAGCGCTGTTCTACAAAATGTGGGAACGATTCGCGCGTGGAGAACGGCCTGACCACATatccgcaaaagaaaaatag
- the LOC128723360 gene encoding chymotrypsin inhibitor-like, with product MRAIFVLLIVAVIAFLGVSAQGNKCADNEEYQRCGTGCERTCTNGESWEKPCTAPCADKCFCQSGFLRDSNGKCVRPWRCAPTASD from the exons ATGCGCGCCATCTTCGTTCTTCTCATCGTGGCGGTCATCGCCTTCCTGGGAGTTTCCG CCCAAGGAAACAAATGCGCCGATAACGAAGAGTACCAGCGTTGCGGAACCGGTTGCGAACGCACTTGCACCAACGGCGAGTCTTGGGAAAAACCATGCACAGCCCCCTGCGCCGACAAATGCTTCTGCCAGAGCGGTTTCTTGCGTGATAGTAACGGAAAATGTGTTCGCCCGTGGCGTTGCGCTCCCACTGCATCCGATTAA